Proteins encoded by one window of Roseimicrobium gellanilyticum:
- a CDS encoding NosD domain-containing protein — translation MASDPYAAGNTISQDVNVTSFATTTTSTTTIEQLFRLYEEGMEGWDVQASLLVPGLDRWMDVFLIGGYYSFDNQPFGPQTGGTGNVEGWKAGVEVRPVPAVVLNATWYEDERYVGSDWLYGLRLEIPFEMGDLGDGKGFWDRVGESFTPRRRHLAERLVEPVRRQNEAIKIGNETEDQVDVNTSVKRVTKVSITPRRIVMQDDVVFVNNGGAVGNGIEAGSASGTGTAEQPVDTLQAGADLAVANSIATNRLWHVYTQGGVDYTTGAIIPAGGSVKFIGSGTPFVGMNGKVFGTGASPTLAGAYINSLVGGNYVGVFGYNIQNAAINLWNFQTVEIIGNTLPGSFLQFIDPTFLTVENNTISYNPICIAGIVVSVHSGNTQATIENNTIVGYAVDNGQFTDKGIAFYVSDTASLTASVTHNTITGFRTGIWSQTHLATASMNATITGNTVSGALKHGINIYNVFGTTTASITDNIINNSPTGILLEDYEQVGHLNITALGGNEIRDSTSAGIHVDAMPVVGDASITVNGFDGNLISGTPAGAHVRLEKSGTSILSVLGTLNNTATPTPNPDATGVTLDVEGTPTLNFLLNGVLINTAVDVP, via the coding sequence GTGGCCAGCGACCCCTATGCGGCGGGGAATACGATTTCACAGGATGTGAATGTCACCAGCTTCGCCACGACGACGACAAGCACGACAACGATTGAGCAGCTCTTCCGTCTCTATGAAGAAGGCATGGAGGGCTGGGATGTGCAGGCCTCGCTGCTGGTGCCGGGACTGGACCGGTGGATGGATGTGTTCCTTATCGGTGGGTACTACAGTTTCGATAACCAGCCCTTTGGTCCGCAGACAGGTGGCACGGGGAATGTGGAAGGGTGGAAGGCCGGTGTGGAAGTAAGACCGGTGCCTGCGGTGGTTCTGAATGCGACGTGGTACGAAGACGAGCGCTATGTGGGCAGTGACTGGCTGTATGGCCTGCGTCTGGAGATTCCCTTTGAAATGGGTGACCTGGGCGATGGCAAAGGTTTCTGGGACCGTGTGGGAGAATCCTTCACGCCACGACGTCGTCACCTCGCGGAGCGCCTTGTGGAGCCGGTGCGGAGGCAGAATGAAGCGATCAAGATTGGCAATGAGACGGAGGATCAGGTGGATGTGAACACGTCCGTGAAGCGCGTGACGAAGGTCTCCATCACACCGCGGCGTATCGTGATGCAGGATGATGTGGTCTTCGTGAACAATGGCGGGGCCGTGGGCAATGGCATCGAGGCAGGCAGTGCGAGCGGAACCGGCACTGCCGAGCAGCCGGTGGATACGCTGCAGGCCGGGGCGGACCTGGCAGTGGCGAACTCGATTGCGACAAACCGCCTGTGGCATGTGTACACGCAGGGCGGGGTGGACTATACTACAGGCGCAATCATTCCTGCAGGTGGCTCAGTGAAGTTCATCGGCAGTGGCACGCCCTTCGTGGGCATGAATGGAAAAGTCTTTGGCACCGGAGCCAGCCCCACTCTTGCGGGTGCTTACATCAACAGCCTCGTTGGAGGCAACTACGTTGGGGTCTTCGGATACAACATCCAGAATGCGGCAATCAATTTGTGGAACTTTCAGACGGTCGAGATCATTGGGAATACCCTTCCCGGGTCCTTTCTGCAGTTCATCGATCCCACTTTCCTGACCGTAGAGAACAATACGATTTCCTATAATCCCATTTGCATCGCCGGCATCGTGGTGTCTGTCCACTCCGGGAATACGCAGGCCACGATCGAGAACAACACCATCGTGGGATATGCTGTCGACAATGGACAATTTACCGACAAGGGCATCGCCTTTTACGTGAGCGATACCGCCTCACTCACGGCGTCCGTCACGCACAATACCATCACAGGATTTAGAACTGGCATCTGGAGTCAGACCCATCTGGCCACCGCCAGCATGAATGCGACCATCACTGGCAATACGGTCAGTGGCGCCCTGAAGCATGGCATCAATATCTACAACGTCTTCGGCACCACGACAGCTTCCATTACGGACAACATCATCAACAACAGTCCAACCGGCATTCTCCTTGAGGACTACGAACAAGTAGGCCACCTGAACATCACGGCGCTGGGAGGCAATGAAATTCGAGACTCGACGTCTGCGGGCATTCACGTGGATGCAATGCCCGTCGTCGGCGACGCCAGCATCACGGTGAATGGCTTTGATGGGAACCTCATCTCAGGCACACCGGCAGGAGCACACGTACGCCTGGAGAAGAGTGGCACATCCATCCTCAGCGTGCTGGGCACGCTGAATAATACGGCCACGCCTACGCCGAATCCGGATGCCACTGGAGTCACGCTGGATGTGGAAGGCACACCGACACTCAACTTCCTGCTGAACGGAGTGCTCATCAATACGGCGGTGGATGTGCCGTGA
- a CDS encoding 3-keto-disaccharide hydrolase encodes MKIASASHSHLVTRLTFFLTSALLLTATTFTHAAEPAATDWTPEPGFKSLFNGKDLSGWHYQGEPDLGTATKATDERYSAKDGILAVNPEDKAKGPKLRQLWMLENLPKHFVLKLQFRASVNADSGIFIRDIKNQLQCRDYLVAGPFKELKQYKPQEWNDIEITVTGGAIKATCNGEVLPAPLKIPESGPLGLEADRNLMEYRHIQVKELAE; translated from the coding sequence ATGAAAATAGCATCAGCCTCACATTCCCATCTCGTCACCCGCCTCACGTTCTTCCTCACCAGCGCCCTCCTGCTCACGGCCACCACCTTCACCCACGCCGCTGAGCCCGCTGCCACGGACTGGACACCCGAGCCAGGGTTCAAGAGCCTCTTCAATGGAAAGGACCTCAGCGGCTGGCACTACCAGGGAGAGCCCGACCTCGGCACCGCCACCAAGGCCACCGATGAACGCTACAGCGCCAAGGACGGCATCCTCGCCGTGAACCCTGAGGACAAGGCCAAGGGGCCCAAGCTCCGCCAGCTCTGGATGCTCGAAAACCTCCCGAAGCATTTCGTGCTCAAGCTCCAGTTCCGCGCCTCCGTGAATGCCGACAGCGGCATCTTCATCCGCGACATCAAGAATCAACTGCAATGCCGCGACTACCTCGTCGCCGGTCCCTTCAAGGAGCTCAAGCAGTACAAGCCCCAGGAGTGGAATGACATCGAGATCACCGTCACCGGCGGCGCCATCAAGGCCACCTGCAATGGCGAAGTCCTGCCCGCTCCCTTGAAGATTCCCGAGTCAGGCCCCCTCGGCCTCGAAGCCGACCGCAACCTCATGGAGTACCGCCACATCCAGGTGAAGGAACTCGCCGAATAA
- a CDS encoding N-acetylmuramoyl-L-alanine amidase: MVPLSTAKIDTTGELMSRRHFLHSLLSGLTLGHVCDGTYAHAPSRSSFSLSSDKLVREATQLSIPGGKLMPVPKFLVVHFTCGMSGRSSVAWWNKPQAKGVNAHFVIERDGELLQCRPCNRMCAHAGPSIWKGVRGLNACSIGIELANAGNAVQQGLLFGKYRAPHGVTRATHKNGLTADWENYSEAQLKTCFQLAAMLHEEYQFQDIVGHDDIAPLRKNDPGPLFPMEALQNFCGLTPTTKQ, from the coding sequence ATGGTTCCTCTCTCCACTGCAAAGATTGATACCACCGGCGAACTGATGAGCCGCCGGCACTTCCTCCACTCCCTCCTGAGCGGATTGACTCTTGGTCATGTCTGCGACGGCACCTATGCACACGCACCCTCCCGCTCCAGCTTTTCGCTGAGCAGCGATAAACTGGTGAGAGAGGCCACCCAACTCTCCATCCCTGGTGGCAAGCTGATGCCGGTGCCGAAGTTCCTCGTAGTTCACTTCACCTGCGGCATGTCCGGTCGCAGCTCCGTGGCCTGGTGGAACAAGCCCCAGGCGAAGGGGGTGAATGCCCACTTCGTGATTGAGCGCGATGGCGAGCTGCTCCAGTGCCGCCCGTGCAACCGCATGTGTGCACACGCGGGCCCTTCCATATGGAAGGGTGTCCGCGGCCTGAATGCATGCTCCATCGGCATCGAACTCGCCAATGCCGGCAATGCAGTGCAGCAAGGCCTGCTGTTCGGCAAGTACCGAGCCCCACATGGTGTCACCCGGGCCACGCACAAGAACGGCCTGACCGCGGATTGGGAGAACTACTCTGAAGCGCAGTTGAAGACCTGCTTCCAACTGGCTGCGATGCTTCACGAGGAGTACCAGTTCCAGGACATCGTGGGCCACGATGACATTGCTCCGCTGCGCAAGAACGATCCGGGGCCGCTTTTTCCCATGGAAGCTCTGCAGAATTTCTGCGGCCTCACACCAACCACGAAGCAATAG